One stretch of Chitinophaga pendula DNA includes these proteins:
- a CDS encoding non-ribosomal peptide synthetase, which translates to MSVAINEVIRIINNAKKQDIILFLEEGKLKVKVAKNKTIDPALMQEIKQYSNDIRLFLHNNTISNDPLHQKLMALKRDPHSRIPLSFNQERLWFIDRLEGSQAYHIPIVLRLRGRVNLAALESSLQQIIQRHEVLRTVIHEEEGSAYQHIQSGEDWQLEVIKDPILQEETSLSAYIDALTAKAFDLSTDYMLRGSLLELSPIDHILVLTLHHIASDGWSMPVIVRELVILYGHYGQQQSLPALPLQYADYSLWQRTHAAAVVSESSLSYWQQQLRDITPLELPTDHARPAIVSVAGASYVHTLDITLQQGLQQLSQSNGATMFMTLLAGFQVLLHRYSGQSDISVGSPIANRPYHELEGLVGFFVNTLVLRSDLSGNPTFRRLLEQVRGRTLEAYEHQSVPFEKVVESVVKERDMSRRPLFQVLFVLQNMGQSSIGGEVLGDVEISWAGYTHRTSKFDLTFMLEERPTGLHLQVEYSTELYEQETIVRMVGHYEQLLRSALADIDKEIGCLPMLLAGEMSTLQHFNSGEVNYPKDKTILDLFREQVLRTPDATALVYEGTTLSYRELDERSNQLGYYLRHQGIREDSLVPICVDRSLEMIIGIMGILKAGGAYVPMDPAYPAERLDYILKDTGAEWVVSSRDCHHMLPVLSGVNILLLDDAEATIWRSPAGQVENTVYPHHLAYVIYTSGSTGMPKGVFIEHSNVVRLFKTDKPLFDFNSSDVWTLFHSFCFDFSVWEIYGALFNGGRLVIVPQHIARDTDAFAHLLNEQGVTVLNQTPSAFYVLQDHVTTNVKYPLLVRYVIFGGEALDPARLKPWKKLYRTCRLINMYGITETTVHVTFQELGWSHLESHSSIIGQPIPTLSVHILDPWQQLVPLGVPGELYIGGAGVARGYLNRPELTAERFVSNPHGDGRLYRTGDLGRWLPDGNIEYIGRIDDQVKIRGYRIELGEIESALYQSGLVHQGVVVARSTTHGHQQLVGYVIPEGSFDREGIHSYLRSKLPDYMVPGILVEMSIFPLTLNGKIDRKSLPSPQEDIAERAYEAPRTATEQLLAGIWEELLGVPRVGIHDNFFELGGDSIITIQVVSRARRHGCMIQPRDIFQHQTLSRLSAMLSTQEGLSGILGEQGYLSGVSGMLPIQQWYFEHAGPVVSHFNQSVLLGVPKTLSVGLLDAAVRELLSHHDALRFVYTHGATGWEQHYGSYEGCLIVEALGEVAAPELGTLIRTRGDHYQRSLDITKGELVRVVLLETPSYESYNRLLIVIHHLSVDGVSWRILLEDLEELLGGVGSLGDKGSSYREWYDRLAHYSKEPALLSQADHWTGVTQRYQPLPVDRTYNDMVSRREIGHHVVHLEAAYTQQLLQEVPRVYQTEVNDLLLASLAWTLCAWSGREEVTIGLEGHGREQLGEGIDLSRTVGWFTNLYPVLLAIPLQNAEDVIKGVKEQLRQIPGKGLGYGVLKYIHRLPGLSGSAPWDVVFNYLGQLDNVLNNQGLFAAVPEQTGENSSQYHVQTEKLVINGWIQGGQLHLDWRYSARHYEHNTVEKLSQSFIKYLSTLITDCISREKHQVFYTPSDFGLGKELSYTELDRFLDEPDIAGVPRRKSLTSMYRLSGLQQGMLFHGLYGNRGGAYIEQVSCDLSGLDQELLSKSWSVVLQRHSILRSGFYYDVFNIPVQCVYQTANLPLTIHDFRSMDVVSQGLAVSAFERADQEQGFDFKAVPLMRVNLLRLSDTRYRMIWTAHHILFDGWSMQILMEAFLECYEQLAAGQQPDITVEDRFEDYIRYIEKKDKQQEADHWKRYLSGVSSGSLLPFVRPGIERTKGAGSYGKKRLVLDAAFTALLAKYARQHHITINTVMQGVWSYLLHYYTGQKDIVFGVTVSGRPEDMEGVEKRVGMYINALPLHAVYDPEQHITAWLQDIQTGQISAREYQYSALNDIQNWTGLGGDLFDSLLIFENYPLSEVVANRQWQLEVANVQVQEQTNYPLSIIIMSAAETVISFSYNASILDDIYVDAIAGHFEYLLRQLPDNPGAKLKDLVLLTPVEWEYLQGFNATTVPYPSDKTILDLFAEQVSKMPDASALIFEGVAMSYNELDIRSNQLAHYLRKQGVREEQLVPVCIERRLELVIGILGILKAGAAYVPVDPTYPRDRLVYMLEDTGANLVLCSSDSRSAIPSISGITMIALDERTEIFRQEPEHDVTNELQSSNLAYVIYTSGSTGKPKGVMIEHHNLVNFSGGMCKALPLTSGDHLLAITSVSFDISILEILWTICNGIKVTLRGNSRQLDTFDQYLPGKGAATMDFSLFYFSSVDDADRQGKYDFLLQSAKFGDDHDFAGIWIPERHFHEFGGLFPNPAVVAAGIATVTKKIDIRSGSLVLPLHDVVRAAEEWAVVDNLSNGRVSLAIASGWHADDFILMPANYKERHVNMYRQIEELRELWKGGSIQRINGLDKEIDVKIFPRPTRPAVPLWITSSGNPETFRSAGKIGADILTHLLGQKTEDLERNIRLYKQTLQEYGHPVEKARIALMLHTYIGADYDTVKAESREPFKAYLRSNLSLLKNLAQSADIHFDDIDESTLQDLLDLVFERYWNTSALLGTKESCSTLIETLAAIGVTEIACLMDFGIATEKVLNSLHHLNELRQLFVKTDKKEDITGVPVTALQITPSYLKALLEDRQSYRFLRALKHLIIGGENLPDELIEQLLQKTSATITNVYGPTETTIWSTTKRITTVDKVNIGKPIDNTVVYLLDREGRPVPLGVPGELYIGGAGVARGYLNRPELTAERFVSNPYGDGRLYRTGDLGRWLPDGNIEYIGRIDDQVKIRGYRIELGEIESALYQSGLVHQGVVVARSTTHGHQQLVGYVIPEGSFDREGIHSYLRSKLPDYMVPGILVEMSIFPLTLNGKIDRKSLPSPQEDIAERAYEAPRTATEQLLAGIWEELLGVPRVGIHDNFFELGGDSIITIQVVSRARRHGCMIQPRDIFQHQTLSRLSAMLSTQEGLSGILGEQGYLSGVSGMLPIQQWYFEHAGPVVSHFNQSVLLGVPKTLSVGLLDAAVRELLSHHDALRFVYTHGATGWEQHYGSYEGCLIVEALGEVAAPELGTLIRTRGDHYQRSLDIMKGELVRVVLLETPSYESYNRLLIVIHHLSVDGVSWRILLEDLEELLGGVGSLGDKGSSYREWYDRLAHYSKEPALLSQADYWTGVTQRYQPLPVDQEYAFPVLRRDMQLISVVLEETFTQQLLQEVPRVYQTEINDLLLTALAWTLCAWSGREEVTIGLEGHGREQLSDDIDLSRTVGWFATLYPVLLAAPEGEISEMIKNIKEQLRQTPGKGLGYGVLKYLHQLPALSGTAPWDIVFNYIGQLDNVFNEDSIFTRATESSGDRLTEEHIISDKITINIIVQRGTLIFDWTFSSRHYNNKTIRQLATAYLANLRLVIQHCLLAKQ; encoded by the coding sequence ATGAGTGTGGCAATAAATGAGGTTATCAGGATTATTAATAATGCTAAAAAGCAGGATATCATACTCTTTCTTGAAGAGGGAAAGCTAAAAGTTAAGGTCGCGAAGAACAAAACGATCGATCCTGCATTGATGCAGGAGATCAAACAATATAGTAACGATATTCGCTTGTTCTTACATAACAATACAATATCTAATGATCCACTGCATCAAAAGCTGATGGCCCTTAAGCGGGACCCGCACAGCCGGATACCGTTGTCGTTTAACCAGGAACGCCTTTGGTTCATCGACCGGCTGGAAGGCAGCCAGGCCTATCATATTCCTATTGTACTTCGTTTGAGAGGCCGTGTGAACCTGGCGGCACTGGAATCTTCGCTACAACAGATCATCCAGCGTCATGAAGTACTGCGCACCGTCATACATGAAGAGGAGGGATCGGCCTATCAACATATACAGTCAGGTGAAGACTGGCAGCTAGAAGTGATAAAGGATCCGATATTGCAGGAAGAGACTTCTTTGTCTGCGTATATCGATGCATTGACTGCAAAAGCATTCGATCTGAGTACAGATTATATGTTGCGCGGATCATTATTGGAACTGTCGCCAATAGATCATATACTGGTACTGACATTGCATCATATTGCATCTGATGGCTGGTCCATGCCGGTGATCGTTCGGGAATTGGTTATACTATATGGTCATTATGGACAGCAGCAGTCTCTGCCAGCGTTGCCCTTGCAATATGCAGATTATTCACTATGGCAGCGTACACACGCAGCAGCGGTAGTGTCTGAAAGCTCCTTGTCATACTGGCAACAACAGTTGCGGGATATAACGCCATTGGAGCTTCCAACGGATCATGCACGTCCCGCGATAGTGAGTGTAGCAGGTGCCTCTTACGTTCATACGCTGGATATAACATTACAACAAGGACTACAACAGCTGTCACAGTCGAATGGGGCTACTATGTTTATGACGCTGCTGGCTGGTTTCCAGGTATTGTTACATCGTTACAGTGGTCAGTCTGATATCAGTGTCGGCAGCCCTATCGCCAATCGTCCTTATCATGAGCTGGAAGGACTGGTAGGTTTTTTTGTGAATACACTGGTATTACGTAGTGACCTGAGTGGGAATCCTACATTCAGGCGTTTACTGGAGCAGGTAAGAGGACGTACCCTGGAAGCATATGAACATCAATCGGTACCCTTCGAGAAAGTAGTAGAATCGGTGGTAAAAGAGCGTGATATGAGCCGTCGTCCATTGTTCCAGGTATTATTTGTATTACAGAACATGGGTCAGTCGTCGATAGGAGGCGAAGTCCTTGGCGACGTTGAAATCAGCTGGGCTGGGTATACGCACCGGACCTCCAAATTTGACCTGACGTTTATGTTGGAAGAGCGTCCGACAGGTTTGCATCTACAGGTGGAGTACAGTACAGAATTGTATGAGCAGGAAACGATCGTTCGGATGGTAGGCCATTATGAACAGTTGCTACGTAGTGCTCTGGCAGATATTGATAAAGAGATCGGGTGCTTGCCGATGTTGTTGGCTGGGGAAATGTCCACATTGCAACATTTTAATAGCGGAGAGGTAAATTATCCTAAAGACAAGACGATCCTGGATCTTTTCCGGGAACAGGTATTGCGAACGCCAGATGCGACGGCGTTAGTATATGAAGGCACGACGCTGAGTTACCGTGAGCTGGATGAACGGAGTAACCAGTTAGGGTATTACCTGCGTCATCAGGGCATCCGGGAAGATAGTCTGGTGCCTATCTGTGTAGACCGCAGTTTAGAGATGATCATTGGAATAATGGGCATACTGAAGGCCGGCGGCGCCTATGTACCGATGGATCCTGCCTATCCGGCAGAGCGCCTGGATTATATACTGAAAGATACAGGTGCTGAATGGGTAGTAAGCAGCCGGGACTGCCATCATATGTTGCCTGTCTTATCAGGAGTAAACATTTTGCTATTGGATGATGCAGAAGCCACAATATGGCGATCTCCTGCCGGACAGGTGGAAAATACAGTGTATCCACATCACCTGGCATATGTGATCTACACGTCCGGTTCTACCGGCATGCCAAAAGGGGTGTTTATCGAACACAGCAATGTTGTTCGTTTATTCAAGACGGATAAACCGTTGTTTGATTTTAATAGTAGCGACGTCTGGACCTTATTTCATTCCTTTTGTTTTGACTTCTCCGTATGGGAAATATATGGTGCATTGTTCAACGGTGGCCGGCTCGTTATTGTTCCACAACATATCGCCCGGGATACCGATGCATTTGCCCATTTGTTGAATGAGCAGGGCGTTACGGTGCTGAATCAGACCCCTTCAGCGTTTTATGTACTACAGGATCATGTCACTACCAATGTAAAATACCCATTGTTAGTCCGGTATGTGATTTTTGGAGGTGAAGCGCTGGACCCGGCCAGGCTGAAGCCTTGGAAAAAATTGTATAGGACTTGCCGTCTGATCAACATGTACGGTATAACAGAAACTACGGTACATGTTACCTTTCAGGAACTTGGTTGGTCGCATCTGGAAAGCCATAGTAGTATCATTGGCCAGCCTATACCTACGCTCAGTGTACATATTCTTGATCCGTGGCAGCAATTGGTACCGTTGGGTGTACCTGGAGAGTTATATATCGGAGGAGCAGGTGTAGCCAGAGGTTATCTGAACCGTCCGGAACTGACAGCAGAACGTTTCGTATCCAATCCTCACGGTGATGGGCGTTTGTACCGGACGGGCGACCTGGGGCGTTGGCTGCCGGATGGTAATATTGAATATATCGGTCGAATAGACGACCAGGTAAAGATCCGCGGTTACCGGATAGAGTTGGGAGAGATAGAGAGTGCCTTGTACCAGAGCGGTCTGGTACACCAGGGAGTAGTAGTAGCCCGGTCAACTACCCATGGCCATCAGCAGCTGGTAGGATATGTGATACCGGAGGGAAGTTTTGACCGGGAAGGTATCCATAGTTACTTGCGTAGTAAGCTGCCTGATTATATGGTACCTGGTATCCTGGTGGAGATGAGCATTTTTCCGCTGACATTGAATGGTAAGATCGACCGTAAGTCTTTACCCTCTCCGCAGGAAGATATAGCGGAACGTGCGTATGAAGCGCCCCGCACTGCGACAGAACAGTTGCTGGCCGGTATCTGGGAGGAGCTGTTAGGAGTACCACGTGTGGGCATCCATGATAACTTTTTTGAGTTGGGAGGAGATTCGATTATTACGATCCAGGTAGTGAGCCGGGCTCGTCGTCATGGCTGCATGATCCAGCCTCGGGATATTTTTCAGCACCAGACCCTTTCCCGATTATCAGCGATGTTATCGACGCAGGAAGGTCTATCAGGCATACTGGGTGAACAGGGGTACTTAAGCGGTGTCAGTGGTATGTTGCCGATCCAGCAATGGTATTTTGAACATGCGGGCCCAGTTGTATCTCATTTTAACCAGAGCGTGTTGCTGGGAGTACCGAAAACGTTGTCCGTTGGTTTGCTGGATGCAGCTGTCAGAGAGCTGCTGTCTCATCATGATGCCTTACGTTTCGTATACACGCATGGAGCCACTGGTTGGGAACAGCATTACGGGAGTTATGAAGGATGCCTGATAGTAGAAGCGCTTGGTGAGGTAGCTGCCCCGGAGTTAGGTACCTTGATCCGTACCCGGGGAGACCATTACCAACGGAGTCTGGATATAACGAAGGGGGAGTTGGTGCGGGTTGTTTTGTTAGAGACACCATCTTATGAATCTTATAACCGTTTGCTGATCGTGATCCATCACTTGTCCGTAGATGGAGTGTCGTGGCGTATCCTGCTGGAAGACCTGGAAGAGCTACTTGGAGGAGTGGGTAGCCTTGGCGACAAGGGCAGCTCTTACCGTGAATGGTATGACCGGCTGGCGCATTACAGTAAAGAACCAGCACTTCTGTCACAGGCCGATCACTGGACAGGTGTAACCCAACGTTATCAACCCTTACCAGTCGATCGGACTTATAACGATATGGTCAGCCGGCGGGAAATAGGACACCATGTTGTTCATTTGGAAGCCGCATATACGCAACAGTTGTTGCAGGAGGTACCACGTGTTTATCAGACCGAGGTCAATGATCTTTTACTCGCAAGTCTGGCGTGGACGTTGTGTGCCTGGAGTGGTAGAGAAGAGGTGACTATCGGTCTGGAAGGTCATGGGCGAGAGCAACTGGGAGAAGGAATAGACCTGAGCCGTACGGTAGGTTGGTTCACCAACCTATATCCGGTGTTATTAGCGATACCTCTTCAGAATGCAGAGGATGTGATCAAGGGAGTGAAGGAGCAATTACGACAGATACCAGGTAAGGGACTAGGATATGGCGTGCTGAAATATATACACCGGCTACCCGGATTGTCAGGTAGTGCCCCTTGGGACGTGGTGTTCAATTACTTGGGCCAGTTGGATAATGTGCTAAACAACCAGGGTCTGTTTGCTGCAGTGCCTGAGCAGACAGGAGAAAATAGCAGCCAGTATCATGTACAGACAGAAAAGCTGGTAATTAACGGATGGATACAAGGGGGCCAGTTACACCTGGACTGGCGCTACAGCGCTCGGCATTATGAGCATAACACCGTAGAAAAATTAAGCCAGTCATTTATAAAATATCTTTCAACACTGATTACGGATTGTATCAGCCGGGAAAAGCACCAAGTTTTTTACACACCGTCGGACTTTGGCCTGGGAAAAGAGCTCAGTTATACCGAGCTGGATCGTTTCCTGGATGAGCCGGATATAGCCGGAGTACCGCGTAGAAAGTCATTAACCAGTATGTACCGCCTAAGTGGACTACAGCAGGGAATGTTATTCCATGGGCTGTATGGCAACAGGGGAGGAGCATACATAGAGCAGGTCAGCTGTGACCTATCCGGGTTAGATCAGGAATTGCTGAGTAAAAGTTGGTCTGTGGTATTACAACGTCATAGCATTCTACGGAGCGGTTTTTATTATGATGTATTCAATATACCAGTGCAATGCGTATATCAAACGGCAAACCTGCCACTGACTATACATGATTTCCGATCGATGGATGTAGTGTCGCAAGGTTTGGCAGTGAGTGCATTTGAACGGGCTGACCAGGAGCAAGGGTTTGATTTCAAAGCAGTACCACTTATGCGCGTTAATCTGCTGCGGTTAAGTGATACCCGCTACCGGATGATATGGACGGCACACCATATCTTATTCGATGGCTGGTCTATGCAGATACTCATGGAAGCGTTCCTGGAATGCTATGAACAACTGGCCGCCGGGCAGCAGCCTGATATTACAGTAGAAGACCGCTTCGAAGATTATATCAGGTATATCGAGAAGAAAGACAAACAACAGGAGGCAGATCATTGGAAGCGGTATTTGTCAGGAGTAAGCAGCGGTAGCTTGTTGCCATTTGTAAGGCCAGGTATTGAACGGACAAAGGGAGCAGGTAGCTACGGGAAAAAACGTCTTGTATTGGATGCGGCATTTACTGCATTGCTGGCAAAATATGCACGGCAGCATCATATTACTATCAACACCGTCATGCAGGGTGTATGGAGCTATTTGCTGCATTACTATACTGGTCAGAAAGATATCGTTTTTGGTGTTACGGTATCTGGTCGGCCGGAGGATATGGAAGGTGTGGAAAAGCGTGTGGGTATGTATATCAATGCGCTCCCTTTGCATGCCGTGTATGATCCCGAACAACATATAACAGCCTGGTTGCAGGATATACAGACGGGACAGATCAGCGCAAGGGAATACCAGTATAGTGCACTAAATGATATCCAAAATTGGACCGGTTTAGGAGGAGACCTGTTCGATAGTCTGCTGATATTTGAGAATTATCCCTTGTCGGAAGTTGTCGCTAACCGGCAATGGCAGCTGGAAGTAGCTAATGTACAAGTACAGGAACAAACTAATTACCCCCTGAGTATCATTATAATGTCTGCTGCAGAGACGGTTATCTCATTCAGTTATAACGCTTCCATACTGGATGACATCTATGTTGATGCCATTGCCGGACATTTTGAATACCTGTTACGTCAACTGCCGGATAATCCTGGAGCAAAGCTGAAAGACCTGGTACTGCTAACTCCGGTAGAATGGGAATATCTGCAGGGTTTCAATGCGACGACGGTACCTTACCCCTCTGATAAGACAATATTAGACCTGTTCGCGGAACAAGTTAGCAAGATGCCGGATGCAAGTGCCCTTATATTTGAGGGGGTAGCGATGAGCTATAATGAACTGGATATTCGTAGTAATCAATTGGCTCATTATCTGCGTAAACAAGGTGTCAGGGAGGAGCAGCTGGTACCCGTGTGTATAGAGCGACGCCTGGAGCTGGTCATTGGTATATTGGGTATTTTGAAGGCCGGAGCAGCATATGTGCCGGTAGATCCCACCTATCCGCGGGACAGGCTAGTTTATATGTTGGAGGATACCGGTGCAAACCTGGTATTATGCAGTTCCGATAGCCGGAGTGCCATTCCGTCAATATCAGGGATCACAATGATAGCATTGGATGAAAGAACCGAGATATTCAGGCAGGAGCCGGAGCACGATGTGACGAATGAGCTGCAATCATCCAATCTGGCCTATGTGATCTATACTTCAGGGTCAACCGGTAAGCCTAAAGGAGTAATGATTGAACATCATAACCTGGTCAATTTTTCAGGTGGAATGTGTAAGGCATTACCACTGACCTCCGGGGATCACCTATTGGCTATTACTTCTGTTTCGTTCGATATCTCGATACTGGAAATACTTTGGACCATCTGTAACGGAATTAAAGTCACCTTGCGGGGAAATAGTCGGCAGCTGGATACCTTTGACCAATATTTGCCAGGAAAAGGAGCTGCGACAATGGACTTTAGCCTTTTTTACTTTTCCAGTGTAGATGATGCTGACCGGCAAGGGAAATACGACTTCCTGCTGCAATCCGCAAAATTTGGTGATGATCATGATTTTGCCGGTATATGGATCCCGGAACGGCATTTTCATGAATTTGGTGGTTTGTTCCCTAATCCGGCTGTAGTGGCGGCAGGAATAGCAACTGTCACCAAAAAGATAGATATACGATCAGGTAGCCTGGTATTACCATTACATGATGTGGTCCGGGCTGCCGAAGAATGGGCTGTAGTGGACAACTTGTCTAATGGCCGCGTATCTCTGGCTATTGCTTCCGGCTGGCATGCAGATGATTTTATACTGATGCCTGCCAACTATAAAGAGCGACATGTCAATATGTATCGGCAGATCGAAGAATTAAGGGAATTATGGAAAGGAGGAAGTATACAGCGGATAAACGGGCTTGACAAAGAGATCGATGTGAAAATATTCCCCCGGCCTACCCGTCCTGCGGTACCATTATGGATCACCTCCAGCGGAAATCCTGAAACCTTCAGAAGTGCGGGGAAAATAGGGGCTGATATACTGACACATCTTTTAGGACAGAAGACAGAAGACCTGGAACGTAACATCCGGCTATACAAACAAACTTTGCAGGAGTACGGGCACCCCGTCGAAAAAGCCCGTATTGCCCTGATGCTGCATACGTATATAGGAGCAGACTACGATACAGTAAAAGCAGAATCAAGAGAACCGTTTAAGGCTTATCTCAGGTCTAACTTGAGCCTGTTAAAAAATCTGGCACAGAGTGCAGATATACATTTTGATGATATAGACGAAAGCACGTTGCAGGATCTATTAGACCTGGTGTTTGAAAGATATTGGAATACCTCAGCTTTACTTGGGACTAAAGAAAGCTGCAGCACTTTAATAGAAACACTTGCAGCGATCGGAGTTACCGAAATAGCTTGTCTGATGGACTTTGGTATAGCGACCGAAAAAGTACTGAATAGCCTGCACCATCTAAATGAGCTGAGACAACTATTCGTTAAGACAGATAAAAAAGAGGACATCACTGGGGTACCTGTTACAGCGCTGCAGATAACACCTTCCTATTTAAAGGCTTTACTGGAAGACCGGCAATCGTATCGCTTTTTAAGAGCACTGAAACATCTGATTATAGGCGGAGAGAATCTGCCGGATGAACTTATAGAACAGCTGTTGCAGAAAACCAGTGCTACTATCACAAACGTATATGGCCCGACTGAAACAACTATCTGGTCTACCACTAAAAGGATCACGACTGTTGACAAAGTGAATATTGGGAAGCCTATAGATAATACCGTCGTTTACTTATTGGATAGGGAAGGTCGGCCCGTACCGTTGGGTGTACCTGGAGAGTTATATATCGGAGGAGCAGGTGTAGCCAGAGGTTATCTGAACCGTCCGGAACTGACAGCAGAACGTTTCGTATCCAATCCTTACGGTGATGGGCGTTTGTACCGGACGGGCGACCTGGGGCGTTGGCTGCCGGATGGTAATATTGAATATATCGGTCGAATAGACGACCAGGTAAAGATCCGCGGTTACCGGATAGAGTTGGGAGAGATAGAGAGTGCCTTGTACCAGAGCGGTCTGGTACACCAGGGAGTAGTAGTAGCCCGGTCAACTACCCATGGCCATCAGCAGCTGGTAGGATATGTGATACCGGAGGGAAGTTTTGACCGGGAAGGTATCCATAGTTACTTGCGTAGTAAGCTGCCTGATTATATGGTACCTGGTATCCTGGTGGAGATGAGCATTTTTCCGCTGACATTGAATGGTAAGATCGACCGTAAGTCTTTACCCTCTCCGCAGGAAGATATAGCGGAACGTGCGTATGAAGCGCCCCGCACTGCGACAGAACAGTTGCTGGCCGGTATCTGGGAGGAGCTGTTAGGAGTACCACGTGTGGGCATCCATGATAACTTTTTTGAGTTGGGAGGAGATTCGATTATTACGATCCAGGTAGTGAGCCGGGCTCGTCGTCATGGCTGCATGATCCAGCCTCGGGATATTTTTCAGCACCAGACCCTTTCCCGATTATCAGCGATGTTGTCGACGCAGGAAGGTCTATCAGGCATACTGGGTGAACAGGGGTACTTAAGCGGTGTCAGTGGTATGTTGCCGATCCAGCAATGGTATTTTGAACATGCGGGCCCAGTTGTATCTCATTTTAACCAGAGCGTGTTGCTGGGAGTACCGAAAACGTTGTCCGTTGGTTTGCTGGATGCAGCTGTCAGAGAGCTGCTGTCTCATCATGATGCCTTACGTTTCGTATACACGCATGGAGCCACTGGTTGGGAACAGCATTACGGGAGTTATGAAGGATGCCTGATAGTAGAAGCGCTTGGTGAGGTAGCTGCCCCGGAGTTAGGTACCTTGATCCGTACCCGGGGAGACCATTACCAACGGAGTTTGGATATAATGAAGGGGGAGTTGGTGCGGGTTGTTTTGTTAGAGACACCATCTTATGAATCTTATAACCGTTTGCTGATCGTGATCCATCACTTGTCCGTAGATGGAGTGTCGTGGCGTATCCTGCTGGAAGACCTGGAAGAGCTACTTGGAGGAGTGGGTAGCCTTGGCGATAAGGGCAGCTCTTACCGTGAATGGTATGACCGGCTGGCGCATTACAGTAAAGAACCAGCACTTCTGTCACAGGCCGATTACTGGACAGGTGTAACCCAACGTTATCAACCCTTACCAGTCGATCAGGAATATGCATTCCCTGTACTCCGCCGTGATATGCAGCTGATATCTGTTGTACTAGAAGAAACCTTCACACAACAGCTGCTGCAGGAGGTCCCACGTGTTTACCAGACAGAGATCAATGATCTTTTGCTGACGGCCCTGGCGTGGACGTTGTGTGCCTGGAGTGGTAGAGAAGAGGTGACTATCGGTCTGGAAGGCCACGGCCGCGAGCAGTTGAGTGACGATATCGATCTGAGCCGTACAGTAGGATGGTTTGCCACTTTGTATCCCGTATTATTGGCGGCTCCGGAAGGAGAGATAAGCGAAATGATCAAAAACATAAAGGAACAGTTACGACAAACTCCGGGCAAAGGACTGGGGTACGGAGTATTGAAATATCTGCATCAGTTACCGGCATTGTCTGGTACTGCTCCCTGGGATATCGTTTTTAACTATATAGGACAGCTGGATAATGTGTTTAATGAAGATAGCATTTTTACCCGTGCAACAGAATCCTCGGGCGATCGTTTGACAGAAGAACATATCATTAGCGACAAGATCACCATTAACATCATCGTACAGCGGGGAACATTGATCTTCGACTGGACATTTAGCAGCAGGCATTACAACAACAAAACTATCCGGCAGCTGGCAACAGCTTATCTGGCTAACCTTCGCCTGGTTATTCAACATTGTCTGCTGGCCAAACAATAA